From a single Fusobacterium ulcerans ATCC 49185 genomic region:
- a CDS encoding arsenate reductase family protein gives MFGKKNCNDSKKAERFFKERGVKVQFIDLKEKAPSKGELKSICSKYPLEELIDTEGTEYKKRNLQYMVFNLEETLLETPVLFKSPIGRFKNEITLGYQPEIWKNWTEKLK, from the coding sequence ATTTTTGGAAAAAAGAATTGTAATGATTCAAAGAAAGCTGAAAGATTTTTTAAAGAGAGAGGAGTAAAAGTTCAATTTATTGATTTAAAAGAAAAAGCTCCTTCTAAAGGAGAGTTAAAAAGCATATGCAGTAAGTATCCCCTTGAAGAACTGATTGATACAGAGGGAACAGAATATAAAAAAAGAAATCTTCAATATATGGTATTTAATTTAGAAGAAACTTTATTGGAAACCCCAGTTTTATTTAAAAGCCCCATTGGAAGATTTAAAAATGAAATAACATTAGGATATCAACCAGAAATATGGAAAAACTGGACAGAAAAATTAAAATAA
- a CDS encoding epoxyqueuosine reductase QueH, whose product MKINYDLVMEKQLKEIEKNKIKPRLLLHSCCAPCSSAILEFLQEYFEITIYFFNPNITFQEEYLKRLEEQKEYHKKRGYQINVIEGRYNPEIDFFQNIKGVENEKEGGKRCHQCYRIRLEETAKKAKEDGYKYFTTVLSISPMKNAQWINEIGEELEKKYGVKFLNGDFKKKSRYLRSIEISKEYELYRQDYCGCIFSKLEREKIEKEKRGKNGGER is encoded by the coding sequence ATGAAAATTAACTATGATTTAGTAATGGAAAAGCAGTTGAAGGAAATAGAAAAAAATAAGATTAAACCTAGGCTTCTGCTTCATTCATGCTGTGCACCATGCAGTTCAGCAATATTAGAGTTTTTACAGGAGTATTTTGAAATAACTATATATTTTTTTAATCCTAATATAACTTTTCAAGAAGAATACTTGAAGAGGTTGGAAGAGCAAAAAGAATATCATAAAAAAAGAGGATATCAAATAAATGTAATTGAAGGAAGATATAATCCTGAAATTGACTTCTTTCAGAATATAAAAGGGGTGGAAAATGAAAAAGAAGGTGGAAAAAGGTGTCATCAATGTTATAGAATCCGCCTTGAAGAAACTGCAAAAAAAGCTAAAGAAGATGGATATAAATACTTTACAACAGTATTGAGTATAAGTCCAATGAAAAATGCACAGTGGATAAATGAAATAGGGGAGGAACTTGAAAAAAAATATGGAGTAAAATTCCTTAATGGAGATTTTAAAAAGAAAAGCAGGTATTTAAGATCTATTGAAATTTCAAAAGAATATGAATTATACAGACAGGATTATTGTGGCTGTATATTTTCAAAATTAGAAAGAGAAAAAATTGAAAAAGAAAAGAGAGGAAAAAACGGAGGGGAAAGATGA
- a CDS encoding metallophosphoesterase family protein: protein MKILHCSDIHLGKKPFGTKEFSQKRYLDFFNAFEQAADRGIEKEVDIFLITGDLFDKKELSPDTLDRCEKVFLKLKNNNIQVLLIEGNHDNISGYDEINSWLGYLERKGYVRRGKYRASNEGYEFEKITIGDVNFYGVGYPGFAVDEVLEKLSENLNENEKNIVMVHTALGGSEFLPGLVNTDIIKRFKDKVIYMAGGHLHSFISYPKDKPYFFIPGSTEFWNVLNEKNNSKGVIIFDTDTLEYEFSELSPRTRIEKEFTYENNITDEFEEFSKNLGLTGEELVIVNIKLKDSGYVNVNELEKILESNGALKGYIKLRYPNSIFDRNLGEEGYYSVRDVEREIINYWEEFSDAEKITSYLQKFKEYQEENDREKDFFELFDTMLEEEIGNENK, encoded by the coding sequence ATGAAAATACTTCATTGTTCAGATATACATTTAGGAAAAAAACCTTTTGGAACAAAAGAGTTTTCTCAAAAAAGATATTTGGATTTTTTTAACGCTTTTGAACAGGCTGCAGACAGAGGAATAGAAAAAGAAGTAGATATTTTTTTAATAACTGGAGATTTATTTGATAAAAAAGAGCTTTCACCAGACACTTTAGACAGGTGTGAAAAGGTATTTTTAAAGCTAAAAAATAATAATATCCAGGTTCTTCTTATTGAAGGAAATCATGATAACATATCAGGATATGATGAGATAAACTCATGGCTTGGATATCTGGAGAGAAAAGGTTATGTAAGACGAGGAAAATATAGAGCTTCAAATGAAGGATATGAATTTGAAAAAATAACAATAGGAGATGTTAATTTTTATGGAGTAGGATATCCTGGGTTTGCCGTTGATGAAGTTTTAGAAAAACTGAGTGAAAATTTAAATGAAAATGAAAAAAATATAGTCATGGTACATACAGCATTAGGAGGATCAGAATTTCTTCCTGGGCTGGTAAATACAGATATAATAAAAAGATTTAAAGATAAAGTTATATATATGGCAGGAGGACATCTCCATTCATTTATAAGCTATCCAAAAGATAAACCATATTTTTTCATACCAGGTTCAACTGAATTCTGGAATGTTTTAAATGAAAAAAATAACTCTAAGGGAGTTATAATTTTTGATACAGATACTTTAGAATATGAATTTTCTGAACTTTCTCCAAGAACAAGAATAGAGAAGGAATTTACTTATGAGAATAATATTACAGATGAATTTGAAGAATTTTCAAAAAATTTAGGATTAACTGGTGAAGAACTGGTTATTGTAAATATAAAATTAAAAGATAGTGGATATGTAAATGTAAATGAATTGGAAAAAATCTTAGAAAGTAATGGAGCTTTAAAAGGTTATATAAAATTGAGATATCCTAACTCTATTTTTGATAGAAATTTAGGAGAAGAGGGATATTACTCTGTGAGAGATGTAGAAAGAGAGATTATAAACTATTGGGAAGAATTTTCTGATGCTGAAAAAATAACATCTTATCTTCAAAAATTTAAAGAATATCAAGAGGAAAATGATAGAGAAAAGGATTTTTTTGAACTTTTTGATACTATGCTTGAGGAGGAGATAGGAAATGAAAATAAATAG
- a CDS encoding N-acetyltransferase, protein MIRNLKNEDINTVMKLWKTSTIEAQNFIPDSYWLENYDNVKNNYLPNSTTYIYEEDGEIKGFVSLIENIFIGGLFIKVGNQRKGIGNRMLNFLKERYDKLQLAVYDKNTRAMNFYLKSGFKILNTEIDEKTKEKEHLMEWRR, encoded by the coding sequence ATGATTAGAAATTTAAAAAATGAAGATATTAATACAGTTATGAAATTATGGAAAACTTCAACAATAGAAGCTCAAAATTTTATTCCTGACAGCTATTGGCTGGAAAACTATGACAATGTGAAAAACAATTATTTACCTAATTCTACAACTTATATATATGAAGAAGACGGAGAAATAAAAGGGTTTGTAAGTTTGATAGAAAATATATTTATAGGTGGACTGTTTATAAAAGTGGGCAATCAGAGAAAAGGAATTGGGAACAGAATGCTTAATTTTTTAAAAGAAAGGTATGATAAATTACAGCTTGCAGTATATGATAAGAATACAAGAGCAATGAATTTTTATCTGAAATCAGGCTTCAAAATATTAAATACTGAAATTGATGAAAAAACAAAAGAAAAAGAACATTTAATGGAGTGGAGGAGATAA
- a CDS encoding ATP-dependent DNA helicase — MENKEINLNKEQREAVTYTEGPLLVIAGPGSGKTRTLVERVVHMLIEKKISPEKIMVSTFTDRASKELIGRISERIKDYDSKININAIYMGTLHSICLRLIDEYIEYSDFSEGYQVLDELEQHFFIFSKIKEFKEIDGYNEFFKEIPAVNNWGKAGKIQKWVNRINEEGRSLDYVKEEQDKKIGFLKEAHELYQKLLIEDNVIDFASIQREIYRILLNNNFVLEEIREKIQYIMIDEYQDTNSIQEKIIFELGGNRKNICVVGDDDQGIYRFRGASVKNILEFPNKFDENECKIVTLDINYRSHKDIITFCNRWINLINWKNFRYQKDIQPPADKEFVDNPGVIRIGGNSESQWKENIYKFIKNLKTMGKIEDYSQVAFLFKSVRFSRVKELIDYLEERGIPAYSPRSKNFFYRKEVKLVLGALLVLFPQSKPLVLDDVYIRKTATYYNDCITELKKYLAKDKELYDWILKNREKNLDLGEEKGENISRIFYSLFAFKTFKELIDLNKNGAKEGREIYNLGILSQIFDKFENLSRIEYITKENIEKVVRYLFVTHIRLLFEKGIDEYENKETLLGAVSFMTIHQAKGLEFPVVIVGSLESEPDNRELTEEDRLEDVITLGNDFEPGDRKNIFDFWRVFYTAFSRAQNLLVLTSVENRAGGKELPSKIFKPVYETIPYWNDENFYFEKLQISKLKESETKEFLSYTGHILIYEDCPLRYRFYKEFEFKPLKTNKTSFGILVHKSIENIHKEVKSDVEKIYSDEELKELVEKNYNMLKKNVRVFLGENIRERAFEQIKRYVDSVKNNWDNIISSEEKEYSVENNYILEGTIDLLRKQGDYIELLDFKTGRFSGYDDSRYASYERQIEIYSYMLREKYNSENLRAYLYYTGNKEETMVEIKLEKSKIKQTISNFEDTVKKILNREFDRREYSEEKCRECEFKDYCRGE; from the coding sequence ATGGAAAATAAAGAGATAAATTTAAATAAAGAACAGAGAGAGGCAGTAACTTATACAGAGGGACCGCTTTTAGTAATTGCAGGACCTGGTTCTGGAAAGACAAGAACATTAGTGGAAAGAGTAGTCCATATGCTTATAGAAAAAAAGATATCTCCAGAAAAGATAATGGTATCAACCTTTACAGACAGAGCTTCTAAAGAATTAATTGGAAGGATATCTGAAAGAATAAAAGATTATGATTCAAAAATAAATATAAATGCTATATATATGGGAACTTTGCATTCTATATGTCTTCGTTTAATAGATGAATATATAGAATATTCTGATTTTAGTGAAGGCTATCAAGTACTGGATGAACTTGAACAGCATTTTTTTATTTTTTCAAAAATAAAGGAATTTAAAGAAATAGATGGATATAATGAGTTTTTTAAGGAAATTCCAGCTGTTAATAATTGGGGAAAAGCAGGAAAAATTCAAAAATGGGTAAATAGAATAAATGAAGAAGGAAGAAGCCTGGATTATGTAAAAGAAGAACAGGATAAAAAAATAGGATTCTTAAAGGAAGCTCATGAATTATATCAAAAATTATTAATAGAGGACAATGTAATAGATTTTGCCTCTATACAAAGGGAAATATATAGAATACTTTTAAATAATAATTTTGTATTGGAGGAAATCAGAGAAAAAATTCAATATATAATGATTGATGAATATCAGGATACAAATTCAATTCAAGAAAAAATAATTTTTGAATTGGGAGGAAACAGAAAAAATATATGTGTTGTTGGAGATGATGATCAGGGAATATATAGATTCAGAGGAGCATCTGTAAAAAATATACTGGAATTCCCAAATAAATTTGATGAAAATGAATGCAAAATAGTGACTCTTGATATAAATTACCGTTCGCATAAGGATATAATAACTTTCTGCAACAGATGGATAAACCTTATAAACTGGAAAAATTTTAGATATCAAAAAGATATACAGCCACCAGCAGATAAAGAATTTGTAGATAATCCTGGAGTTATTAGAATAGGAGGAAATTCTGAAAGCCAATGGAAAGAAAATATATATAAATTTATAAAAAATTTAAAGACAATGGGAAAAATAGAAGATTACAGCCAAGTGGCATTCTTATTTAAATCAGTAAGATTCTCAAGAGTTAAAGAATTGATAGATTATTTGGAAGAAAGGGGTATTCCTGCTTATTCTCCTCGTTCTAAGAATTTTTTCTATAGAAAAGAAGTGAAACTTGTATTGGGAGCACTGCTTGTATTATTTCCACAAAGTAAGCCATTAGTTTTAGATGATGTCTATATAAGAAAAACAGCTACTTATTATAATGATTGTATTACTGAATTGAAAAAATATCTGGCAAAGGATAAGGAATTATATGATTGGATATTAAAGAACAGAGAAAAAAATTTAGATTTAGGAGAGGAGAAAGGGGAAAATATAAGCAGAATTTTTTATTCTCTTTTTGCATTTAAAACATTTAAAGAACTTATAGATTTGAATAAAAATGGTGCTAAAGAGGGAAGAGAAATATACAATCTGGGAATTCTTTCACAAATCTTTGATAAATTTGAAAATTTAAGCAGAATAGAGTATATAACAAAGGAAAATATTGAAAAAGTAGTAAGATATCTTTTTGTAACACATATCAGGCTTCTTTTTGAAAAAGGAATAGATGAATATGAAAATAAAGAAACTCTGCTGGGGGCAGTGTCATTTATGACAATCCATCAGGCAAAAGGGCTGGAGTTTCCAGTGGTTATAGTAGGGTCATTGGAGTCTGAACCAGATAATAGAGAGTTGACAGAAGAAGACAGACTGGAAGATGTTATAACTCTGGGAAATGATTTTGAACCTGGAGATAGGAAAAATATTTTTGATTTCTGGAGAGTTTTCTATACAGCTTTTTCTAGAGCGCAAAATCTTCTTGTATTGACAAGTGTAGAAAACAGAGCTGGTGGAAAAGAACTGCCATCAAAGATTTTTAAACCTGTTTATGAAACTATACCTTATTGGAATGATGAAAATTTTTATTTTGAAAAGTTACAGATATCTAAATTAAAAGAATCTGAAACTAAAGAATTTTTATCTTACACAGGACATATATTGATATATGAAGACTGTCCTTTGAGATATAGATTTTACAAAGAATTTGAATTTAAGCCTTTAAAAACTAATAAAACATCTTTTGGAATACTTGTACATAAATCAATTGAGAATATTCATAAAGAAGTGAAAAGTGATGTTGAAAAAATTTATTCTGATGAGGAATTAAAAGAGCTTGTTGAAAAAAACTATAATATGCTGAAAAAAAATGTCAGAGTATTTCTTGGAGAAAATATAAGAGAAAGAGCTTTTGAACAGATTAAAAGATATGTGGATAGTGTAAAAAATAATTGGGATAATATAATAAGTTCTGAAGAAAAAGAATACAGTGTAGAAAATAACTATATTTTAGAAGGAACAATTGACCTTCTAAGAAAACAAGGTGATTATATAGAACTGCTGGATTTTAAAACTGGAAGATTTTCTGGATATGATGACAGCAGATATGCTTCTTATGAAAGGCAGATAGAAATATATTCATATATGTTGAGGGAAAAATATAATTCAGAAAATTTAAGAGCTTACTTGTATTATACAGGAAATAAAGAAGAAACTATGGTGGAGATAAAATTAGAAAAAAGCAAGATAAAGCAAACTATTTCTAATTTTGAGGATACTGTAAAAAAAATATTGAATAGAGAATTCGATAGAAGAGAGTATTCAGAAGAAAAATGCAGAGAATGTGAATTTAAAGATTATTGCAGAGGAGAGTAA
- a CDS encoding AAA family ATPase — translation MKINRIHLENYRIHDKLDVEFDSGINLLLGENGKGKSSILEAIGYALFDSELRGGNQREAIKYGKKSAKIEIEFTGIDGEDYIVTRKVPGSTSIYKKDNPEFQLIGKEDRIRELCGIKGDLKGIYDNVIVAKQNEFISSFKEKDNEREKIFNKVFNTDIYKKIYEGYSRDAVNRYEKDIEIERSSMENIAEIMEDPADIKEKLEFEKGRAKEYNLSLTLLNNEKSKVKEFLNSYNSLNIEIEKLTGEINALTGNLKNKNEELIKVSNSIRESEISEKIVKENREKYEEYQKYSQEINILKTRKKELEKIKEECLLHEKEINLLEKLNSEIDGEIKVFKNKKENNESLLLERNNKLLEIEKEIEDKKTKFIEYKSELNKITPLLAKLEEFEKKLESGENNIKNFEIKLEEKLEDINKEKEKRKYLMSENLESQLSELEEHEKKKKLLEDEILKKDLLLKENEEAFKMLKTSYCPYLKEQCKNLDGKNIDEYFKDKREKYIKEIEDKKNTVKEINHKLINKNEIMEKIIKLDTLSKEINEKEAEFIQEKLKLETGKSKIENEKLKLKNFKLENNIESKEKLSEIRITLKTKIDSLDLLKSEDIKGGLEKEIENLNKNINIELKNIEAKKILIKENIKTLEAKRNFLDENKIFSNELITVNENIDKLEKKMDNLERSSNLYLENYKKAMEKNQLEKNLENIKLIIENNEMKFREKSTLLELKRKDIENIELEKIQEKDGKITSDIEEIREKLGAVNSEAETLKKKLEEIKKYEDLLKNKRKYLEKLNMKLELTKIFREKIKSMGKEVSKNMLKEIEILATENFRKITGRGEKIIWSNEDKNKYVVFLDGDRGELKFEQLSGGEQVAVAISIRGAMSELFTESKFSIFDEPTNNLDTERRRSLADSIGEILKNLEQSIIVTHDDTFREMAQKVIEL, via the coding sequence ATGAAAATAAATAGAATACATCTTGAGAATTACCGTATACATGATAAACTAGATGTAGAATTTGACAGTGGAATAAATCTTCTTCTTGGAGAAAACGGTAAAGGAAAATCATCTATTCTTGAAGCAATAGGATATGCTCTTTTTGATTCTGAATTAAGAGGAGGAAATCAAAGAGAAGCAATAAAATATGGAAAAAAAAGTGCAAAAATAGAGATAGAATTTACTGGAATAGATGGGGAGGACTATATAGTTACAAGAAAAGTACCTGGATCAACAAGTATATATAAGAAAGATAATCCAGAGTTTCAATTAATAGGAAAAGAAGATAGAATAAGAGAACTTTGCGGTATTAAAGGCGACTTGAAAGGAATATATGATAATGTAATTGTTGCTAAGCAAAATGAATTTATATCTTCTTTTAAAGAAAAAGACAATGAAAGAGAAAAAATATTTAATAAAGTATTTAACACTGATATTTATAAAAAAATATATGAAGGATATTCAAGAGATGCAGTAAACAGATATGAAAAAGATATTGAGATAGAAAGAAGCAGTATGGAAAATATAGCTGAAATAATGGAAGATCCTGCTGATATAAAAGAAAAATTGGAATTTGAAAAAGGAAGAGCAAAAGAATATAATTTGAGTTTAACTTTATTAAATAATGAGAAAAGCAAAGTAAAAGAATTTTTGAACTCATATAATTCTTTAAATATTGAGATAGAAAAACTTACTGGTGAGATAAATGCTTTAACTGGAAATCTAAAAAATAAAAATGAAGAATTAATCAAAGTAAGTAATTCTATAAGAGAAAGTGAAATTTCAGAAAAAATAGTAAAAGAAAACAGAGAGAAATATGAAGAATATCAGAAATATTCTCAGGAAATAAATATATTAAAAACCAGGAAAAAAGAGTTGGAAAAAATAAAAGAAGAATGTCTTTTACATGAAAAAGAAATAAATTTATTAGAAAAGTTAAATTCAGAAATTGATGGAGAAATAAAAGTTTTTAAAAATAAAAAAGAAAATAATGAATCACTTCTTTTAGAAAGAAATAATAAATTATTAGAAATAGAAAAAGAAATAGAGGATAAAAAGACAAAGTTTATTGAATATAAGTCTGAATTAAATAAAATAACACCTCTTTTAGCAAAATTGGAAGAATTTGAAAAAAAGCTTGAATCTGGAGAAAATAATATAAAAAACTTTGAGATAAAATTAGAGGAAAAGTTGGAAGATATAAATAAAGAGAAAGAAAAAAGAAAATATTTAATGAGTGAAAATCTTGAAAGCCAACTTTCTGAACTAGAGGAGCATGAAAAAAAGAAAAAGTTATTAGAAGATGAGATATTAAAAAAAGATTTACTGCTGAAAGAAAATGAAGAAGCTTTTAAAATGTTGAAAACTTCATATTGTCCATATTTAAAAGAACAGTGTAAAAATCTTGATGGAAAAAATATAGATGAATATTTTAAAGATAAAAGAGAGAAGTATATAAAAGAGATAGAAGATAAAAAAAATACTGTAAAAGAAATAAACCATAAACTCATAAATAAAAATGAGATAATGGAAAAAATAATAAAATTAGATACCTTATCAAAAGAAATTAATGAAAAAGAAGCAGAATTTATTCAAGAAAAATTAAAACTAGAAACTGGAAAATCTAAAATAGAAAATGAAAAGTTGAAATTAAAAAACTTTAAATTAGAAAATAATATTGAAAGCAAAGAAAAGCTTTCTGAAATAAGAATAACACTTAAAACAAAGATTGACAGCTTAGATTTATTAAAGTCTGAAGATATAAAAGGTGGCCTTGAAAAAGAGATAGAAAATCTTAATAAAAATATAAATATAGAATTAAAAAATATAGAAGCAAAAAAAATATTAATTAAAGAAAATATAAAAACTTTAGAAGCAAAAAGAAATTTTCTTGATGAAAATAAAATTTTCTCTAATGAATTGATAACTGTTAATGAGAATATTGATAAATTAGAAAAAAAGATGGATAATTTGGAAAGAAGCAGCAATCTTTATCTTGAAAATTATAAAAAAGCCATGGAAAAAAATCAATTAGAAAAAAATCTTGAAAATATAAAATTGATTATTGAAAATAATGAAATGAAATTTAGAGAAAAAAGTACTTTATTAGAACTAAAAAGAAAAGATATAGAAAATATAGAATTAGAAAAAATTCAGGAAAAAGATGGTAAAATTACATCTGATATTGAAGAGATAAGAGAAAAATTAGGGGCAGTAAATAGTGAAGCAGAAACTTTAAAAAAAAAATTAGAAGAAATAAAAAAATATGAAGATTTGCTGAAAAATAAAAGAAAGTATTTGGAAAAATTAAATATGAAATTAGAACTTACTAAGATATTTAGAGAAAAAATAAAATCTATGGGTAAGGAAGTTTCAAAAAATATGCTTAAAGAGATAGAAATACTTGCAACTGAGAATTTTAGAAAAATAACTGGAAGAGGGGAAAAAATAATCTGGTCTAATGAAGATAAGAATAAATATGTTGTTTTTTTAGATGGCGACAGAGGAGAACTGAAATTTGAGCAGCTTTCAGGAGGAGAACAGGTTGCAGTAGCAATTTCTATAAGAGGGGCAATGAGTGAACTGTTTACAGAAAGTAAATTTTCAATATTTGATGAACCTACTAATAACCTTGACACAGAAAGAAGAAGAAGTCTGGCTGATTCAATTGGGGAGATATTGAAAAATCTGGAGCAAAGTATAATAGTGACTCATGATGATACTTTTAGAGAAATGGCACAAAAAGTCATAGAGCTATAG